The following proteins are encoded in a genomic region of Coffea eugenioides isolate CCC68of chromosome 6, Ceug_1.0, whole genome shotgun sequence:
- the LOC113773437 gene encoding pentatricopeptide repeat-containing protein At5g12100, mitochondrial-like, whose protein sequence is MGKRIRLLLPSKFLRHNPPPNCKFLCSHSSLTAIPDETNATSSITNDGAVAADEDLQEQLRNLRILLQQSRTETAKRHLKTLIDSHSVSQLYTLFSSSSPPPVKPMFFNMLLSMYAESKRPIEATEVYNLVKEDGSFPSLSAFNLYLESLVTSSEYNKALEVFSHAVVRGVRIDKFSYGKAIQSAVKLGDLQGALEKMQSMQKCGMKPNGFVYNVLIGGLCKERRVEDARKLFDEMVHKRVMPDRVTYNSLIDGYCKSGNLEEAFNLREKMKNDCVKPNIVTFNTLLGGLCKAGRMKDAKKVLEEMEVHGFVLDGLTYSILFDGHSRCGNVDASLALYEEAVRKGVPLNEYTCSILLNGLCKEGKMDKAEELLKKLMGDGLVRTKVIFNTIVNGHCREGSVEKALSIIGEMENVGVKPDCITFNTVINKFCELSKMDDAHYWVKKMTEKGISPNLQTYNILSQGYGRSRQFERCFQILEEMESHNVNPNVVTYGSLINCLCKDGRLLEAEIILRDMIGRGVLPNAQIYNVLIDGNCARGKIDDAFRLSDEMIKCQVDPTIVTYNILINGLCKKGRVMEAEELALQIVSKGLNPDVITYNSLMSGYCNAGDISKSMQLYEKMKASSITPTLSTFHPLIAKCKTEETGLLQIEKIVQEMSHMNLIPDRVVYNELIRCYVEHGEVDKAFSLQNEMVERGISHDRMTYNGLILGCFKQCKFEKAKDLFEDMRACRLIPNAETYNMFIDGHCKQKDFLGAYIWYREMLENDLYPPIAICNELLSGLREEGKLEEVRIICSEMSVKGVHDWSLNEDLHAVAKVQGGSASIAHLL, encoded by the coding sequence ATGGGGAAACGGATCCGTCTTCTCCTTCCCTCCAAATTTCTCCGCCACAATCCTCCTCCGAATTGCAAATTCCTCTGCTCTCACTCTTCACTCACAGCCATTCCGGATGAAACAAACGCCACCTCCTCCATCACCAATGACGGAGCCGTCGCTGCCGACGAAGATCTCCAAGAACAGCTCCGAAATCTTCGGATATTACTCCAACAGAGCCGCACCGAAACTGCAAAGAGGCACCTCAAGACCCTCATTGATTCCCATTCCGTCTCTCAACTTTACACgctcttctcctcctcctcacCTCCACCGGTAAAGCCCATGTTTTTCAACATGCTCTTGTCAATGTACGCTGAATCAAAGCGCCCCATTGAGGCCACGGAAGTCTATAATCTGGTCAAAGAAGATGGTAGTTTTCCTTCCCTCTCTGCTTTTAACCTATATCTTGAATCATTGGTTACTTCAAGTGAGTATAATAAGGCCCTCGAGGTGTTTTCTCACGCGGTAGTTCGGGGCGTTCGGATTGACAAGTTTAGCTACGGTAAGGCCATACAATCTGCCGTGAAGTTAGGGGATTTGCAAGGGGCATTGGAGAAAATGCAGTCCATGCAAAAATGTGGAATGAAGCCCAATGGTTTTGTGTACAATGTTCTGATAGGAGGGCTGTGTAAAGAGAGGAGGGTGGAGGATGCACGGAAGCTGTTTGATGAAATGGTGCATAAAAGAGTGATGCCTGACAGGGTAACTTACAATTCACTCATTGATGGCTACTGTAAATCGGGGAATTTGGAGGAGGCGTTTAATCTAAGGGAAAAGATGAAAAATGATTGTGTGAAGCCTAATATAGTCACCTTCAATACTTTGCTTGGTGGCCTTTGTAAGGCAGGGAGGATGAAGGACGCTAAAAAGGTATTGGAGGAAATGGAGGTTCATGGGTTTGTTCTTGACGGACTTACCTATAGTATACTTTTCGATGGGCACTCAAGGTGTGGAAATGTGGATGCTTCGCTGGCTTTGTATGAGGAAGCTGTTCGAAAAGGGGTACCTTTGAATGAGTATACTTGCAGTATTTTGTTAAATGGGTTGTGcaaggaagggaaaatggacaaggCTGAGGAACTATTGAAGAAGTTGATGGGCGATGGGCTTGTTCGGACAAAGGTGATCTTTAATACCATTGTGAATGGGCATTGCAGGGAAGGCAGTGTGGAAAAAGCTCTTTCCATTATTGGAGAAATGGAAAATGTTGGGGTGAAGCCAGATTGCATCACATTCAACACCGTGATCAATAAGTTCTGTGAATTGTCCAAGATGGATGATGCACACTACTGGGTTAAGAAGATGACCGAGAAGGGAATTTCCCCCAATTTACAGACATATAACATCCTAAGTCAGGGCTATGGACGAAGTCGTCAATTCGAAAGGTGTTTCCAGATTCTTGAGGAAATGGAAAGCCATAACGTCAATCCTAACGTTGTTACTTATGGTTCTTTGATAAATTGCTTGTGCAAGGATGGTAGGCTTCTCGAAGCTGAAATAATCCTAAGGGATATGATCGGTAGAGGGGTTTTGCCAAATGCGCAAATATATAATGTACTTATAGATGGTAATTGCGCAAGAGGAAAGATTGATGATGCATTTAGGTTGTCTGATGAGATGATAAAATGTCAAGTAGACCCAACGATTGTGACATACAATATATTGATTAATGGGCTATGCAAAAAAGGTCGGGTGATGGAAGCTGAAGAATTGGCTTTGCAAATCGTAAGCAAGGGTCTAAACCCTGATGTCATTACATATAATTCCTTAATGTCAGGGTACTGCAATGCAGGTGATATCAGTAAGAGCATGCAGTTATATGAGAAGATGAAAGCATCGAGCATAACCCCTACCTTAAGCACATTTCATCCTCTAATTGCTAAATGCAAAACAGAAGAAACAGGACTGCTACAGATAGAGAAAATTGTACAAGAAATGTCCCACATGAACCTGATTCCCGATCGAGTTGTATATAATGAGCTCATCCGTTGTTATGTAGAGCATGGAGAGGTCGACAAAGCATTCTCTTTGCAGAATGAGATGGTAGAAAGAGGAATTAGTCATGATCGGATGACATACAATGGCCTGATATTGGGGTGCTTTAAGCAGTGCAAATTTGAGAAGGCAAAGGATCTTTTCGAGGACATGAGAGCTTGCAGATTGATTCCTAATGCGGAGACATATAACATGTTTATTGACGGACACTGCAAGCAGAAGGATTTTTTAGGGGCATATATTTGGTATAGGGAAATGCTTGAAAATGATCTCTACCCACCTATCGCTATTTGCAACGAGCTACTCTCAGGCCTCAGAGAGGAAGGGAAGCTTGAGGAGGTCCGTATAATTTGCTCTGAGATGAGTGTCAAAGGAGTTCATGATTGGAGCTTGAACGAGGACCTCCATGCTGTTGCCAAAGTGCAGGGTGGAAGCGCATCGATAGCCCATCTCTTGTGA
- the LOC113774594 gene encoding peroxiredoxin-2E-2, chloroplastic: MAAATTTFTLTKLLSSTPKPLTPLLSSKPLSSFSSSFAVSRLPLKLHHPLHLPKPILRFSSTQTKISATISVGDKLPDASLSYLDASNDVQTVSISDLTANKKAILFAVPGAFTPTCSQKHVPGFVEKASELKSKGVDTIACIAVNDAFVMKAWKENLNITGDDVLLLSDGNGVFTKAIGVELDLTDKPMGLGVRSRRYAMLVEDGVVKVLNLEEGGAFNVSSAEDMLKVL, encoded by the coding sequence ATGGCAGCCGCAACCACCACATTCACCCTGACAAAACTCCTCTCCTCGACCCCAAAACCCCTCACCCCTCTCCTCTCCTCCAAACCCCTTTCCtctttctcctcctccttcGCCGTCTCCCGGCTCCCCCTCAAACTCCACCACCCCCTCCACCTTCCCAAGCCCATCCTCAGATTCTCCTCCACCCAGACAAAAATCTCCGCCACCATCTCCGTCGGGGACAAGCTCCCAGACGCCAGCTTATCCTACTTGGATGCCTCCAACGACGTCCAGACCGTGTCCATCTCCGACCTTACCGCCAACAAGAAAGCCATCCTCTTCGCCGTCCCTGGGGCCTTCACTCCAACTTGCTCCCAGAAGCACGTCCCGGGATTCGTGGAGAAGGCCTCTGAATTAAAGTCCAAAGGCGTGGATACCATCGCTTGCATTGCGGTCAACGATGCCTTCGTGATGAAGGCGTGGAAGGAGAATCTGAACATCACCGGTGACGATGTGTTGTTGTTGAGCGATGGAAATGGAGTCTTCACGAAAGCTATCGGGGTCGAGCTGGACTTGACTGATAAGCCAATGGGGCTGGGAGTTAGGTCTAGAAGGTATGCGATGTTAGTGGAAGACGGGGTTGTCAAGGTATTGAATTTGGAGGAAGGCGGAGCTTTCAATGTTAGCAGTGCTGAGGATATGCTCAAGGTTCTTTAA